The region ATAACTCAATATAGAGGCTAAAGTAAGCACAAACGTCGTCGCCATCGACATACCAATAGCAGATGCAAGCTTGCTCGATACCCCCATAAAAGGGCACAGGCCGAGGAATTTTACTAAAACGAAATTGTTAACCAGCACGGTGCCAATCAACAGTAAAAGATAGTCTGTCATTACTACACTTTTTCTACTTGAGAATGCTATTAAAGATGAGGGGTATTATCTAAGGTTTATGCTTGATTAACAACGGATAAAAAAAAGGGTTATGTAAATAATAACCCTATTTTGTACTAAAGCTCTTACATTGGTTATTTATTTATCTGTTTTTGCGATGATTTCTGGTCTAGCAATATAATATCCTTGCAGTCCATCAACGAGTAACTTTTCTAATGCGAGTTTTTCGTCTTGTCGTTCAACCCCTGTCGCAACCACTTTAATGCCTATTCTGCGGGAAATATCTACAATCATTCTTACAAAAAATTTGTTGTTATTATTCTGCTCAATGGCATCGCTATAGCTAGTATCCAGTTTTATAACATCTGGTTTTACTTCTCTAAAAAACTTGAAAGATGAAAAGCCTAAACCGAATTGCTGAATAGCCACTTTTACACCGACTTTGTGCATTTCGTTGACGAAACGTTGACTGGCATTGAGGTTGTTCTGCATGCCTGATTCATTGACTTCAAATATTAATCTGGCTGCGACAGTGCGATGACTTGATAAAATGTCTCTTAGCCAAGAGACGAACACATCTTGTAAAGCTGAAGATGCGCTTAGGTTTACACCGAAACTACCGGTTAAAGTTGGGTTAGCGCTGAGTATTTGAATACTATGTACTACGATCATTTTATCAAGTTCGACATTTAAACCGTGTCGCTCAGCCATCGCAACCACACTGGCAGTGGGTAGGTTAGAGCCTTCGCTGTTGAAGAAGCGTGCAAACAATTCTCGATAAACATCAGTTTGGCTATTACATGGCAATATGGGTTGTTGGAAAAATTTAACCCCTTTTCGATTGATTAAGTCGTTAATCGTCACTTTCCAGTGATCATCTCCTAGCTGTTCGCTACCGTTGAACTTTTCAAGTATGTGGTATTTGTTAGGGCCAGTTGTTTGAGCAATGCTGACAGCTGTGTCAGCTAATGTGAGTAACGCATGGGCATCAGAATTATTGTCATAAGGAACTAGACCTGAGTTAGCGATATTATCCGCTTCAACATTTTGAGCGTATTCGTCTAAATTTCGTTTAAGTTCGATAAGAAATTGTTCGGCTTCTTTTACCGTTATTTCTTTAATGAATAGAGCGAAATCACTGCTTGATACTCGGTAATATTCATTTGTACCAAATTTTGAACCTGCGGTTCTTATGCAAGAGGCAATTTTAATTAAGTAGTTATCTCCGGCTTCTCGTCCTTTTAGCTGGTTAATGCTAGATAACTCTGCTGCTTTAACTATACACAAAACACCAAATTGGCGTTTATCGGAAGCCGTAATTGTTTTGAGGTAATCATTAAATCGACGTCGTGTCGAAAAGCCCGTGATGGGGTCTTGATAGGCTGCTTTTGTTAGTTCATCATTTTGTTTATGAAAACTGGCAATACTGGTTTTTAGTTCACCACGGCTTTTTTCTAGGGCTAAACCTACAGGTTTCAAAGACCCTTTAAGCTTTGAAGTTTCAACGGCCTGGAAGGATAGATTGGATATATGACTAATATATTCGGAAATGTATTTAATCCCTTGACGGTGGCGGTGCATCAGTATTGCAAAACTTAGCATAATAACTAGGTAGGCAATGAAAGTTAAAGTGGCTGCTTTTTCAAAATTGACAAAACTGGTTGTTATAACAGATTTAGTACTTAACCTGACTTGCAAACGACCTTCAGGAAATATGTTGCTATGGCTTAATTCTATGTGGAAAATTTCATCTTCAAAATCAGCATCATTTTTAGATAAAGTGCCAAAAGTAAAATTGTTATCACTATCTGAATTATGAATATACTGGAAAAACTGAAAGGTAAAAGATTTCGACAATTCGTTATAAAGCTGTTGACCATTGTCATTCCAATTAGACATTGGTTCTAAATGCTTAATGTAACTTTGCGTGGCAATGTCACCTTGGCGCTGCATTTCTTTTTTTTCAAGATCGTAGATACGAAATAGCAATAATCCAAATATGACGAAAAGTACTAACTGGAAAGATTTAGATAAACCCATGAATGATCCGTTTCCTGTAATAAATTTTTGTCACAATATCGAGAGATAAGCGCAATAAAATTAGAAACCTATAAAAATATTAGGAAGATAGTAAATGAAATTGTAGTGTAAAAACGGATAAATGATAAGGTTTTTTTTTAATACGAAAGGAGATGCACTGAGAATTGAATAGAGATGTAAAATCTTGGCTCCCCGGACTGGACTCGAACCAGTGACATACGGATTAACAGTCCGCCGTTCTACCAACTGAACTACAGGGGAATTGAAGATTTATATAGTGCTTTAGAATTGGCTCCCCGGACTGGACTCGAACCAGTGACATACGGATTAACAGTCCGCCGTTCTACCAACTGAACTACAGGGGAATCGAATAATTCTATTTGTAACTTAATCTGAAGTGGCTCCCCGGACTGGACTCGAACCAGTGACATACGGATTAACAGTCCGCCGTTCTACCAACTGAACTACAGGGGAATTGATACTTCAAATATTGTGCTTTAATTGGCTCCCCGGACTGGACTCGAACCAGTGACATACGGATTAACAGTCCGCCGTTCTACCAACTGAACTACAGGGGAATTGATTAAAACTAAGATAAAATTGGCTCCCCGGACTGGACTCGAACCAGTGACATACGGATTAACAGTCCGCCGTTCTACCAACTGAACTACAGGGGAATTGCATTTTATCTTTATTCTCGACTTACTTTACTAAATTGGCTCCCCGGACTGGACTCGAACCAGTGACATACGGATTAACAGTCCGCCGTTCTACCAACTGAACTACAGGGGAATCGTTTTAGCAATGTATTGCTGAGAACGGAGCGCATAGTAAAACGCTATGATCAATCAGTCAACTCGAGATATAAAAAAAAGTGAAAAATTAGTGTTAAGTGGTCATCTAATGCACATCGTGAGTTATAAATGGCCGTTGTGACTGATTTTTAACTGCTACCTTTTCGAATCTAACAATTTCTTTGTATATCTATTACTTAGAATTTGTTTATCTATTGCTTGAAATACTATTACAAAGATACGCATGAGACTATATTTTGATCATTATGACTCTAAAAATAAGAATTGCAGATGATGATAGATAAGTATGGTCTTAACTGTGACAGACAATTAATAAGGCCTCCTGATTTTTTGCTAGGGTTTATGATTGTTAGAGTAAGTATCTTTTGTCAGTAGTCAAATTTATCACCGTGTGCTGTCATGTATAAATTACTGCTGATGTGATTAGCATTGATTTCAGCAATTATTAATAGTCAACGTTATGAGTCTCTATAGGTGTTGGGATCAATAGAAGTGATTGTGGCTTTTAAATAAATGGTTGAGTTTGGCAATTCCCTAGAATTTTACTATCAAGTAGATAAGCTTGATCCAATCCTAATCTAAAGTACGTATATAGGAAAAGTACTAGGTTTATTAATATGTACAATTACTCAGTCTCTTAAATGACTTGCTAAATCTCAGTGTGCTAATGACTGATAACTTACAAATGTAATTTTATTACATGTTACTTATTTTACGTTTTTATTAAATTGCGACTACCGTGATAGCCCAGTAATATTGGGCTAGAGTGACTTATCCACTAAATCTGTGGATAAGCCTGTGTGTTAGTCTAAAAATATGCCCTCAAACCCTTACTATCATTGGCACTGACTTAAAATCTACCAATTATCATCTTTCAAAAAAAGTTGTTTTTATTCAGTTGGATGCAAAATGCAATGCTTTTGTTTTTGTGAGAGTAGTTTAGGTATGTTTAATGTAAGCGAAGACAAATCGAAATTGTGTATTAAATAGCACTATAATGACGGTTTGTGGCGCTTTTTTATCCAGTTAGGTGATAAAAGTTTCGTTGTAGCAATATTTCATTTTTTCATCGTTAAACTGTAATAAATGTCTGTTATGTCATTTTTATAAAATGTGATTCGCAAATTTTATTCGCTTTAGTATAAAATACGCCTTCACCCAAGAAGGATATTACCTCGTGTCAGAATCGGTTTTTAATCTAGTATCAGACTATACGCCAGCAGGTGACCAACCCACTGCAATTAAACAACTTGTAGATGGCTTAGAAGCAGGCGTGGCTAAACAAACCTTGCTTGGGGTAACTGGCTCTGGAAAAACGTATACCGTCGCCAATGTTATACAAACATTAGGGCGTCCTACCATTATCATGGCGCCTAATAAAACCCTAGCTGCCCAGCTTTATGGCGAGATGAAAGAGTTTTTCCCTAATAATGCCGTCGAATATTTTGTTTCTTATTACGACTATTATCAGCCAGAAGCTTATGTGCCTGCTTCAAACACCTTTATCGAAAAAGATGCATCAGTTAACGCACATATCGAACAAATGCGTTTATCGGCCACTAAAGCACTGCTAGAACGTAAAGATGTTGTCCTTATTGCTTCAGTGTCTGCTATCTATGGCTTGGGCGATCCTGAGCTGTATATGAAAATGCTTCTACACTTGCGCCAAGGTGACACCATGGGGCAAAGAGACATCATCACTCGCCTTGGTGAACTACAATACACTCGCAATGACATTGATTTACAGCGCGGTACTTTTAGAGTCCGTGGTGAAGTGATTGATGTTTTTCCTGCTGAATCTGAGCGTGATGCCATTCGGATTGAATTATTTGACGATGAAATAGAACAGCTGAGTGAATTTGACCCTTTAACTGGCCATGTCACTAAACGTGTAGCTAGAACTACCGTATACCCTAAAAGCCACTATGTGACGCCTCGAGAGACAATTATTGACGCGACGGAACATATTAAAGAAGAATTAAGAGAGCGGCGTCAGGAGCTATTAGATAACAATAAGCTTATTGAAGCACAGAGAATTTCAGAGCGGGTACAATACGATATTGAAATGATGGTTGAGCTGGGGTATTGCTCCGGCATTGAAAACTATTCTCGCTATTTATCCGGCCGCTCTATTGGTGACGGGCCACCAACGTTATTGGACTATTTACCTGCTAACGGTTTACTCATCATTGATGAATCACACGTCACAGTGCCACAAATCGGCGCCATGTATAAAGGTGATAGAAGCCGTAAAACAACGTTAGTGGAGTATGGATTTAGATTACCGTCAGCGTTAGATAACCGGCCGCTTAAATTTGAAGAGTTTGAGCAGTTAATGCCGCAGACCATATTTGTCTCTGCAACGCCAAGCGATTATGAATTTGAGCAAAGTGATGGCGAAATCGCTGAGCAGGTTGTAAGACCAACGGGTCTATTAGACCCTGAGTTAGAAGTGCGCCCCGTTGCGATACAAGTGGATGATTTATTATCAGAAATCCCTAAGCGCGTCGCAGTTAATGAACGTGTGCTAGTGACGACATTAACCAAGCGGATGTCAGAAGATCTAACTGAATATCTTGATGAACATGGTGTGAAAGTTAGATATCTGCATTCGGATATTGATACCGTTGAGCGAGTTGAGGTTATACGTGATTTAAGGCTCGGTGTTTTCGATGTACTTGTGGGAATTAACTTACTTCGTGAAGGGTTGGATATGCCTGAAGTGTCTTTAGTGTGTATTTTAGACGCTGATAAAGAAGGCTTTTTACGATCAGAGCGGTCACTTATTCAAACCATTGGCCGAGCTGCACGAAATATCAACGGTAAAGTGATTCTTTATGCGGATAAAATCACCAAATCTATGGCAAAAGCCATGGAAGAAACCGAACGTCGCCGTACAAAACAGCATGAACATAACCTTAAAATTGGTCAGAAACCTAGAGGTGTTGTTAAGAAAATTACTGATGTAATGGACTTAGGGGATCCCCATCGTGGAAACAGTAAACATCAGTATACGGCTTTTGGTAAGGTCGCTGAAACAGCGCCATCATACGGTGATAAAGACACGAAAGTATTGAGTGTTGCTGAACTGGCGAAACAAATTGATGTGCTTGAAAAGCAAATGCATCAACATGCTCGCGACTTAGAGTTTGAACAAGCTGCCGCTGTTAGAGATGAAGTTAAACAGTTGCGAGATAAAATTATATCGGCAAGCTAAGTTGTTGAATTTTATTAATTGAATTCTAAGATTGCTCATATTGCTAAAATTTGAGCATAAAAAAACGCGCTAATTAGCGCGTTTTTTATTAAGCCACTCTTAATAATTAATAAGAGTTTATGCTTAGAAGTTTGCTGACTTAGGTGCACGTGGGAATGGAATCACGTCACGGATGTTGCTTACGCCCGTTACATAAGAAACCAAACGCTCAAAGCCTAAACCAAAACCTGCGTGAGGCACTGTGCCGTAACGACGCATGTCACGGTACCACCAGTAATCTTCCTGATCTAAGTTCATTTCAGCAAGACGAGCATCAAGTACGTCTAAACGTTCTTCACGCTGTGCGCCGCCAATAATCTCGCCAATACCTGGTGCTAATACATCCATTGCAGCCACTGTCTTACCGTCATCATTTAAACGCATGTAGAATGCTTTGATGTCTTTTGGATAGTTTTTAACAACAACAGGTGCTTTGAAATGCTCTTCTGCTAGGTAGCGTTCGTGCTCTGAATGTAAGTCGATACCCCATTCAACGTCGTACTCAAACTTTTTACCACACGCTTTAAGAATTTCAATCGCATCGGTGTAATCAATTTGCGCGAAGTCACTGGTTACGAATGCTTCTAAACGTTCAATGGCCGTTTTCTCTACACGTTGTGCGAAGAATTCTAAGTCATCACGACGTTCATCTAACACTGCCCTGAAGCAGTATTTAAGCATGTCTTCAGCAAGTTTAGCTGCATCATCTAAATCAGCAAAAGCCACTTCAGGTTCAACCATCCAGAATTCAGCTAAATGACGACTTGTATTTGAGTTCTCAGCGCGGAATGTAGGACCAAAAGTATACACTTTTGATAATGCACAAGCATAAGTCTCAGCATTCAATTGACCTGATACAGTTAAGAATGATTCTTTGCCGAAAAAGTCTTCGCTGTAATCTACAGTTCCATTGTCGTTACGCGGAAGATTTTCTAAATCTAGTGTCGATACGCGGAACATCTCACCAGCACCTTCAGTATCTGAAGCAGTGATAAGCGGTGTAGAAACCCAGATGTAACCTTGTTCATTGTAAAAGCGATGAATCGCTTGAGATAAACAGTTACGAACGCGGGCAACAGCACCAATAATATTAGTACGTGGGCGAAGATGGGCTAATTCGCGTAAGTGCTCAATCGAGTGACGCTTAGCAGCCATAGGGTAAGTGTCAGGATCTTCAACTAAACCTGCAACTTCAACCTTGGTCACTTGCATTTCAAATGCTTGACCTTTACCTGGTGATTCAACCACTTCACCAGTCATGATCACAGAGCAACCAGCAGTAAGCTTTAGCACTTCATTAGTATAATTTTCTAAATTATTCGGTATAACACCTTGAATAGGATCAAAACATGAACCGTCGTAAACGGCTAGAAATGAAATACCAGCTTTAGAATCGCGGCGTGAACGAACCCAACCACGGACTGTAACTTGCGAACCAATCGCGAAGTCACCTTTAAATACAGAAGCGACAGATGTAATGCTCATTGTTGCTTAGTTCTCCAATGAATCAAAGATAAAATAGGGGCTTTATATTACCTTGATATAGGCTTTTCACAAGCGCAAAAGGGTCTAACTCGCAGTTATTTTCACAACTTTTAACAATCTCTACTGTTATTGCATAAAATTATTAGGCTATAACCGATTTTTGATCAAAAAATAGGGTTGTAAGCGTATGATGAAAAGAAGTATTTTAATGCTATAAAAATAATAAAGGGGGGGGAGATGTCCAAAACTAAGATAATCCAAATTGTATTAACCATACTGTCAGTAGCGGGTTGGTCTTTGGCTGTTTACGCTCTGTTAGTTTTCGGTGATGCGCGTCCCGATAGAGCCGTTGGGTATTACATGAGTAAAGGGGTTGAAGTACGCCTTGATTGGGATCCTGCTCTAACAGTCACGCTTGAGTATGTTATTTGGAGTTGTGCAGCGATTAGTTTTGTTAGTTTAGCGGTAAACTACTGGGCGCGTTCAAGGAGCAAAGTCGAATACTGGTATAATATTCCATTGCTATTTACTGCATCTTTAGCTGCTGGTTTATATATTCGTTATGTTGTTTAACGTCAAAGTATCTTTTAAACGGCTAATTTTTCAAATTGTTAGTGTTCGCCGTCTTAATTATCAGTTTATTCAAAGAGTTTTTAATATAAGTTTATTATAGAAAGTTTACTCACAGTTAAGTGTCGTCTAGGTGACAACAAAGTAAATTGATTATAGCTGCAGTGACTCCCCAAATAAATTTATCCTCATAAGGCGCGTAGTGAACATCGTAGGTTTTACCATGACGGTGATATTTCGCACTATATCGGTTATCGGGGTTCAAAAAATATTTAAGTGGCACCCAGAAGGCGTCAGCTACTTCACCAGGATCTAACTTTATATCAAAAGGCTGCTTGATAATGCCAATGATTGGAGTGACTTCAAACCCGGTGAACGTAGTGTGTGGTGGAAAGGTTCCTATAATATTGACATTGTCAGGCAGTAACTGAATTTCTTCCTCTGACTCCCGTAATGCTGTTTCTATCATATTATTGTCTTGCTTATCTACTTTACCGCCGGGAAAACTAAATTGACCAGGATGGGCTCTTAAATGCAAAGCACGCTTGGTTAATAGTAGCTGTAATTCACCATTAACTTCTAACAAAGGAACTAGCACAGCAGCTTTTCTTAAAGTTTCACTTTCTGCAGGGGAAGGAAGATGGCTTTCCAGGGTTTGTAACGAAAAGTTAAAATTGAACTGCGCTGTATTCATTAATACTTCCCTGATGATTCATGCATTTATTATGGAATGAGTCACTAATATACCTTCTTATAAATTAACACATTATCAATACTTGTGGCGATGGAATTAGACCAGAAGATGATGTGTTAGGCACCTCGTTTAAAACACTACCCTAAACTTTAATTCATTGAGAATAATCCTCTCCTAGTGGAAATTATGCACTTTTCATGTGCGTGGTTGCACCAAAACAATTGTCTTGAGTTGTCGTTATGATTTTATTTCAAACAAAGTCAATCAATTTTTAAATGCTTGTTAATATCATAATCTACTGATTATTAAGTTTTAATTGTTTTTCATAATATTGAAATAAAACTGTATTTAAACTGAGATGTTCAGCTGGCATGTTAACTGCTGGGTTATTAATCAGTATAGACATTCGCGAGGAAGACAAATATGGGACTGGAAAAGTTACTGTATTTGCAAGGCGTAGGCGCTGAGTTTATTGATTGCTTTGGCAACAATGTGCAAATTCAGCCACGAGATAGAAACGGAATTTTACAGTCTATGTGTTCAAGTGACTGTATGGTTGATGAGGTCAAAAATAATAGTGAGCAAGCCATAACTTATGATAATGAATCTTCATTAGCTGGTTTGTCTGATAATTACATTCAAGAGCGTATTTATGAATTAGATGCAGCTCCTTGGACTTTGCCCTTACAGGGTTTTCAATGGAGTTACGTTGATAATCCAACGACAGAATTTTATTTGCCGGCTAATTTTAAAGGTAAAATTCGCGTAGAAATCTGCTTAGAAAATGGTGAAAAATTTCATTATCAAGTTAACTTACTGCAAATGCGAATTGTGGGAGATTATGCCATTGATGGCATTCAATACTTAAAATATCTGCATCAGTTAAATCATGTGATTAATGCTCCGATAGGCTTAGGGTATCACGCTATTTCAGCGTCTTTTGAATTTGATGGTTTTTCTAATCGTTTTCACGGTCAATTAATGATTGCCCCTCGAGAAGCCTTTACTCAATCAGTGGCAACAGGCTCAAGTTGGGGTCTTAGCACTCAGTTATATAGCTTACAAAGCGAAAAGCAGTGGGGAATTGGCGATTTTGGGGATTTACTGAGCTTAATCGATTTAGCTGCTCAAAAAGGGGCTGATTTTATACTACTAAATCCATTACATGCTTTGGATTTACCTGAAAATGTCAGTCCATATAGTCCGTCAGACCGCCGCAGACTAAACCCACTTTATATACATATTGATACGGTTGAAGAATACTCTGCAATAAAAAAACTATTCGATAATGATATTTGGAATAAAAAGAAGGCTGAATTAGCACGAGTTGAATTATTAGATTATAACGTCGTTTATGAAATAAAATTTGAAATTTTTCAATTACTTTATCAGCAATTTCTCATTGTAAATAAAACCTCAAATACTGAGCGTTACCAACAATTCACCCAGTTTAAGCAAGAGCAGGGTGATGCATTAATCCAATATGTTACGCATCAACAGGACCACTACGACAAATTAAGTAAAGACGCTCACTACGAATATAACCGAGAATATAAAGACATTGAGTTTCTTTGCTATTTGCAGTTTGTTGCTAGTGAGCAGCTTATTCTTTGTCAATTAACTGCAAAATCAATAGGAATGCCTATTGGTCTCGTCCGTGATATGGCGGTCGGGGCCTCACCCACGGGATCAGAAGTCACCGCCAATACTCAATACTTTTGCATTGACGCTAATATTGGTGCACCGCCAGATCCCTTTGCACCACAGGGGCAAAACTGGGGCTTAACGCCTTTTGACCCAATCAAGATTGCTCAACATCGTTTTGAACATTTCATCGACTTGATTCGATCTAACATGCAGTCATGTGGCGGTTTGAGGATTGATCATGTCATGGGCTTACTGCGTTTATGGTGGTGGCCTAAGCAACAAGGTTTGGGCAATGGCGCCTATGTTTACTATCCACTTGATACCTTACTGGCCATTCTATGTTTAGAAAGTCAGCGAGAACAGTGCATCCTCATTGGTGAAGATCTCGGCATCGTCCCGCCAGAAATTAGAGATAATTTATCCAAAGCCAAAATTTTCTCTAATGAACTGTTCTACTTTTCAAAACATCACCAAGGCTTTACCGAGCCGCATCTCTATAAATCTCATAGCTTAATGATGCTAGCTAACCATGATGTCCCAACATTAACGGCGTGGTGGCATGAACAAGATATTGAGCTACGTCATCAATTGAACCTTTATGAAATTGAACAGAATTATTTGGATGCTAAAACGCTTAGATATCAAGAAAAACAGCAACTGATATCACTGCTTAAACAACAACAATTGATTGCTGAACAAACAGATCTACAGAATATCATTTTTAATCAATTGATTATTGCTTGGCTACGACTGTCAGCATCAGGCTGTTCTTCGTTGTTTAGCGTGCAAGTTGACGATCTTGTTGATGAGCCGACGCCGATCAATATCCCTGGCACGTGGAAAGAATACCCCAACTGGCGACGAAGGCTTTCAGTGACTCAAGAACAGTTGGCGCTCGACTCGACAGTCAGTGAAAGGCTAGAGACCGTTAACAACACTAGACGCAAACAAGTACCCACAATGAGCTGTAAAAGCCCACGGACAGTCAATGACTTGTAAAGCGTATTTCATAACGGATGTGACTCATTGATAGACACAAGCGAATTTATTTTAATCTTTAACGGAGCAATGCTAAATGACGAATAATGCCCCTTATTTTAATCATGGAACAGATATCGCGTTACTGAATGGTGACTACACCGATGTGTTTTCGGTATTAGGCATGCACAAAGCCGAAAATAATAAAACATTGCTCGTTAGGTGCTTTGTCAAAGGCGCGCTAGCAGTGGAAGTATTAAACCTCAAAGACGGTAAAAAAATAGCAACGCTTTCACAAGTTGATGGAGAAGGGCTTTTTGCAGGAACGTTAGGCAGACGGGTGAAGCCATTTTTATACAGTTTAAAAGTGACTTACCCAATGAGCGTTGAAACCATTATCGATCCTTATCAATTCGGCAGTTTACTTAATGATGATGACACTTATTTATTTGCTGAAGGTAAACAACAAAAAAGTTATCAATTTCTAGGTGCTAATTGGCAAACACTGGCAGATGTTGAAGGCGTACACTTTTGTGTTTGGGCCCCAAATGCTCAAAAAGTCGCTGTTGTGGGGGACTTTAATCATTGGGATGCAAGACAGCATGTTATGCGGTTTCATCCAAGTAACGGTATTTGGGAAATATTTTTACCCAATGCTAAAACTGGGCAATTTTACAAATTTAAAGTGACCACCCAAGCGGGTGAACTGTTTGAAAAAGCAGACCCTTATGCTATTCAAATGCAGGCGGCGCCGGGAAATTCTTCCGTCATACCCGCAAAGAATGATTATCAATGGCAAGACAAAAAATGGCTTGAAAAACGCTCAAAGCTTGAGTTACATGAGTCACCTATGTCGGTCTACGAGGTGCATTTAGCGTCATGGAAGCGCAAAGGTGAGTGGGGCGACACTTATCTTAGCTATGAAGACTTATCAAATGAGCTTATTCCATACATCAAAGAAATGGGTTTCACTCATTTGCAACTAATGCCAATCAGTGAATATCCCTTTGATGGGTCATGGGGTTACCAACCAGTTGGTTTATTTGCCGCGACTTATCGTTTCGGCGATCCTTCTTCGCTTAAAGCTTTTATTGATGAATGTCATCAAAATGATATTGGTGTTTTGCTTGACTGGGTGCCAGCGCATTTTCCGAAAGACCCTCATGGACTGGCTAAGTTTGACGGCAGTTGTTTGTATGAGCATGAAGATCCACGTCAAGGTGAGCACCCTGATTGGGATACGCTGATTTTTAATTATGGCCGTGGAGAAGTGCAAAGCTTCTTACTAAGTAATGCTTGCTATTGGCTTGAAGAATTTCATTTTGATGGTTTAAGACTTGATGCTGTCTCATCCATGCTTTATTTAGATTATAGCCGCGAGTCAGGTCAATGGTTACCGAACGAGTATGGTGGCCGAGAAAACATACAAGCAATTAACTTTTTAAAGTTACTCAATGAACGCATTTATGCCGATTACCCTGGTGTCACCATGGTAGCGGAAGAATCAACTGCTTGGGGCGGTGTGACTGACACTACTGAGAATGGCGGCTTGGGATTTGGCTTTAAATGGAACATGGGGTGGATGAATGATTGTTTAAGCTATTTAACCAGAGATCCCATCCATCGAAAGCATCATCACCATGAAATGACATTCAGTTTGG is a window of Shewanella donghaensis DNA encoding:
- a CDS encoding EAL domain-containing protein, with protein sequence MGLSKSFQLVLFVIFGLLLFRIYDLEKKEMQRQGDIATQSYIKHLEPMSNWNDNGQQLYNELSKSFTFQFFQYIHNSDSDNNFTFGTLSKNDADFEDEIFHIELSHSNIFPEGRLQVRLSTKSVITTSFVNFEKAATLTFIAYLVIMLSFAILMHRHRQGIKYISEYISHISNLSFQAVETSKLKGSLKPVGLALEKSRGELKTSIASFHKQNDELTKAAYQDPITGFSTRRRFNDYLKTITASDKRQFGVLCIVKAAELSSINQLKGREAGDNYLIKIASCIRTAGSKFGTNEYYRVSSSDFALFIKEITVKEAEQFLIELKRNLDEYAQNVEADNIANSGLVPYDNNSDAHALLTLADTAVSIAQTTGPNKYHILEKFNGSEQLGDDHWKVTINDLINRKGVKFFQQPILPCNSQTDVYRELFARFFNSEGSNLPTASVVAMAERHGLNVELDKMIVVHSIQILSANPTLTGSFGVNLSASSALQDVFVSWLRDILSSHRTVAARLIFEVNESGMQNNLNASQRFVNEMHKVGVKVAIQQFGLGFSSFKFFREVKPDVIKLDTSYSDAIEQNNNNKFFVRMIVDISRRIGIKVVATGVERQDEKLALEKLLVDGLQGYYIARPEIIAKTDK
- the uvrB gene encoding excinuclease ABC subunit UvrB yields the protein MSESVFNLVSDYTPAGDQPTAIKQLVDGLEAGVAKQTLLGVTGSGKTYTVANVIQTLGRPTIIMAPNKTLAAQLYGEMKEFFPNNAVEYFVSYYDYYQPEAYVPASNTFIEKDASVNAHIEQMRLSATKALLERKDVVLIASVSAIYGLGDPELYMKMLLHLRQGDTMGQRDIITRLGELQYTRNDIDLQRGTFRVRGEVIDVFPAESERDAIRIELFDDEIEQLSEFDPLTGHVTKRVARTTVYPKSHYVTPRETIIDATEHIKEELRERRQELLDNNKLIEAQRISERVQYDIEMMVELGYCSGIENYSRYLSGRSIGDGPPTLLDYLPANGLLIIDESHVTVPQIGAMYKGDRSRKTTLVEYGFRLPSALDNRPLKFEEFEQLMPQTIFVSATPSDYEFEQSDGEIAEQVVRPTGLLDPELEVRPVAIQVDDLLSEIPKRVAVNERVLVTTLTKRMSEDLTEYLDEHGVKVRYLHSDIDTVERVEVIRDLRLGVFDVLVGINLLREGLDMPEVSLVCILDADKEGFLRSERSLIQTIGRAARNINGKVILYADKITKSMAKAMEETERRRTKQHEHNLKIGQKPRGVVKKITDVMDLGDPHRGNSKHQYTAFGKVAETAPSYGDKDTKVLSVAELAKQIDVLEKQMHQHARDLEFEQAAAVRDEVKQLRDKIISAS
- the asnS gene encoding asparagine--tRNA ligase → MSITSVASVFKGDFAIGSQVTVRGWVRSRRDSKAGISFLAVYDGSCFDPIQGVIPNNLENYTNEVLKLTAGCSVIMTGEVVESPGKGQAFEMQVTKVEVAGLVEDPDTYPMAAKRHSIEHLRELAHLRPRTNIIGAVARVRNCLSQAIHRFYNEQGYIWVSTPLITASDTEGAGEMFRVSTLDLENLPRNDNGTVDYSEDFFGKESFLTVSGQLNAETYACALSKVYTFGPTFRAENSNTSRHLAEFWMVEPEVAFADLDDAAKLAEDMLKYCFRAVLDERRDDLEFFAQRVEKTAIERLEAFVTSDFAQIDYTDAIEILKACGKKFEYDVEWGIDLHSEHERYLAEEHFKAPVVVKNYPKDIKAFYMRLNDDGKTVAAMDVLAPGIGEIIGGAQREERLDVLDARLAEMNLDQEDYWWYRDMRRYGTVPHAGFGLGFERLVSYVTGVSNIRDVIPFPRAPKSANF
- a CDS encoding CoA pyrophosphatase, with translation MNTAQFNFNFSLQTLESHLPSPAESETLRKAAVLVPLLEVNGELQLLLTKRALHLRAHPGQFSFPGGKVDKQDNNMIETALRESEEEIQLLPDNVNIIGTFPPHTTFTGFEVTPIIGIIKQPFDIKLDPGEVADAFWVPLKYFLNPDNRYSAKYHRHGKTYDVHYAPYEDKFIWGVTAAIINLLCCHLDDT